From a region of the Sporosarcina ureilytica genome:
- the guaB gene encoding IMP dehydrogenase translates to MWESKFAREGLTFDDVLLVPGPSDVLPKDVSLSVKLTDKIQLNIPIISAGMDTVTEARMAISMARQGGLGIIHKNMSIEEQAEQVITVKRSENGVITNPFYLTPEHQVFDAEHLMGRYRISGVPIVNNEEELKLVGIITNRDMRFIEDYSLSISDVMTKDNLVTAPVGTTLADAEKILQQYKIEKLPIVDEEGILNGLITIKDIEKVIEFPNAAKDSQGRLLVGAAVGVTSDTMIRVEKLVKAEVDVIVIDTAHGHSKGVLDTVKQIREVYPELDIIAGNIATAEAARALYEAGADVVKVGIGPGSICTTRVVAGVGVPQITAIYECASVARELGKTMIADGGIKYSGDIMKALAAGGHVVMLGSLLAGTSESPGETELFQGRRFKVYRGMGSVGAMEKGSKDRYFQDDAKKLVPEGIEGRLPYKGDLADTIHQLIGGIRSGMGYCGTKDLQDLRENAQFIRMTGAGLRESHPHQVQITKEAPNYTLS, encoded by the coding sequence ATGTGGGAGTCAAAATTTGCTCGTGAAGGACTTACTTTCGATGATGTATTACTCGTACCGGGGCCTTCTGATGTATTACCAAAAGACGTATCTTTATCAGTGAAATTAACGGATAAAATTCAATTAAATATTCCGATTATCAGTGCTGGGATGGATACTGTTACGGAAGCAAGAATGGCAATTTCAATGGCGCGTCAAGGTGGACTTGGGATTATTCATAAAAATATGAGTATCGAAGAGCAGGCTGAACAAGTTATTACAGTAAAACGATCAGAAAATGGTGTCATTACAAATCCATTTTATTTAACGCCTGAACATCAAGTATTCGATGCAGAACATCTGATGGGAAGATACAGAATTTCTGGCGTACCTATTGTTAATAATGAAGAAGAATTAAAGCTTGTTGGGATTATTACGAATAGAGATATGCGCTTTATCGAAGATTACTCACTCTCTATTTCGGATGTTATGACGAAAGATAATTTAGTGACTGCACCTGTTGGTACAACTTTGGCGGATGCAGAGAAGATTTTACAGCAGTATAAAATTGAAAAGTTACCGATTGTTGATGAAGAAGGAATTTTGAATGGTTTAATTACCATTAAAGATATTGAAAAAGTAATTGAGTTTCCAAACGCTGCAAAAGACTCGCAAGGACGACTGCTTGTTGGAGCAGCTGTAGGTGTAACTTCTGACACGATGATTCGTGTAGAAAAGCTTGTAAAAGCAGAAGTTGACGTAATTGTTATTGATACGGCTCACGGACACTCCAAAGGGGTGCTAGACACTGTTAAGCAAATTCGCGAAGTTTATCCTGAGTTGGATATTATCGCAGGGAATATTGCTACTGCAGAAGCTGCACGGGCTTTATACGAGGCTGGTGCTGATGTCGTTAAAGTAGGAATCGGTCCAGGTTCAATTTGTACGACTCGTGTTGTGGCAGGAGTAGGTGTACCGCAAATTACAGCAATTTATGAGTGTGCATCGGTTGCACGTGAATTAGGAAAAACAATGATTGCTGATGGTGGTATTAAATATTCCGGTGATATTATGAAGGCTTTAGCAGCAGGTGGACATGTTGTGATGCTTGGAAGTTTGCTTGCAGGGACATCGGAGAGTCCTGGAGAAACAGAGTTATTCCAAGGACGTCGTTTTAAAGTTTACCGTGGAATGGGCTCTGTTGGTGCAATGGAAAAAGGCTCTAAAGATCGTTATTTCCAAGATGATGCGAAAAAGCTTGTTCCTGAAGGGATTGAGGGACGTCTTCCATACAAGGGAGATCTTGCAGATACAATTCATCAGTTAATTGGTGGGATTCGTTCAGGAATGGGTTATTGTGGAACGAAAGATCTACAGGACTTACGTGAAAATGCTCAGTTTATCCGCATGACAGGTGCAGGATTACGAGAAAGCC